A genomic region of uncultured Paludibaculum sp. contains the following coding sequences:
- a CDS encoding amidohydrolase family protein: protein MKLAIPLGFLLACGLYGQTTPLAFTGAHIIPIAGNEIDNGVLVVQDGKIVAVGPASSVTIPANAKRVNASGKVIMAGIVDSHSHIGSVEGGDGSAPIQPEVRVLDAVNVRATTMQKARAGGVTTVNVMPGSGHLSSGQTLYLKLRAGNTIDDLLIKLPDGRIAGGLKMANGTNPRRAAPFPGTRAKSAALVREQFIKAQEYKAKIAAAGTDASKMPARDLKLETLVEVLDGKRVVQFHTHRHDDILTVLRLAQEFKFRVVLHHASDGWMVADEIAKAKVPVSLIVVDSPGGKLEAKDMNIASGGILEKAGVVVGFHTDDGVTDSRLFLREAALSVRAGMSRQKALYGMTMANAGFLDLDSRVGTLEKGKDADFIVLSGDPLSVYSHVLETWVEGVKVFDRTDPKDHLLAVGGYGASKNDDIYVDEGEVDQ from the coding sequence ATGAAACTCGCTATCCCCTTGGGATTTCTGCTGGCGTGCGGCCTGTATGGCCAGACCACGCCGCTTGCGTTTACCGGCGCGCACATCATCCCGATTGCCGGCAATGAGATTGACAATGGCGTGCTGGTGGTGCAGGACGGCAAGATTGTGGCCGTGGGGCCGGCGTCGTCCGTGACCATCCCGGCCAATGCCAAACGCGTGAATGCGTCGGGCAAAGTGATCATGGCCGGGATTGTGGATTCGCACAGCCACATCGGATCAGTGGAAGGCGGCGACGGGAGTGCTCCGATCCAGCCGGAAGTGCGGGTGCTGGACGCGGTGAACGTTCGGGCCACGACGATGCAGAAGGCTCGGGCGGGTGGAGTGACTACGGTGAACGTGATGCCGGGGTCGGGTCATCTATCGAGTGGGCAGACGCTGTACCTGAAGCTGCGGGCCGGCAACACGATCGACGATCTGCTGATCAAGCTGCCGGACGGGCGCATTGCAGGCGGACTGAAGATGGCGAATGGAACGAACCCGCGGCGGGCGGCTCCATTTCCGGGGACGCGGGCCAAGTCGGCCGCGCTGGTGCGCGAGCAGTTCATCAAGGCGCAGGAGTACAAGGCCAAGATCGCGGCGGCGGGTACGGATGCGTCGAAGATGCCGGCCCGGGATCTGAAGCTGGAGACACTGGTGGAGGTGCTGGACGGCAAGCGCGTGGTGCAGTTCCACACGCACCGGCACGACGATATTCTCACCGTGCTCCGGCTGGCACAGGAGTTCAAGTTCCGAGTGGTGCTGCATCATGCCAGCGACGGATGGATGGTGGCGGACGAGATCGCGAAGGCGAAGGTGCCGGTGTCGCTCATTGTCGTGGACTCGCCGGGTGGCAAGCTGGAAGCGAAGGACATGAACATCGCCAGCGGCGGGATTTTGGAGAAGGCCGGTGTGGTGGTCGGCTTCCACACAGATGATGGCGTGACCGATTCGCGACTGTTCCTGCGCGAAGCGGCGCTGTCGGTGCGGGCCGGGATGTCGCGGCAGAAAGCGCTGTACGGCATGACCATGGCAAACGCGGGGTTTCTCGACCTGGACAGCCGCGTGGGTACCCTGGAGAAGGGCAAGGACGCGGATTTCATTGTGCTGAGCGGCGATCCGCTGAGCGTGTACTCGCATGTGCTGGAGACGTGGGTGGAGGGCGTGAAGGTGTTCGACCGCACGGATCCGAAGGATCATCTCCTGGCGGTGGGCGGCTATGGCGCCAGCAAGAACGATGACATCTACGTGGACGAAGGCGAGGTGGATCAGTGA
- a CDS encoding sulfatase-like hydrolase/transferase — translation MPQTSAHFTRRDALRLLGGASACSLMRGQARRPNFLVIVTDDHGIGDVGCYGHKEALTPNLDRLAASGVRFTQWYANAPVCSASRAAILTGKYPDRTGVKGALPSQPSFDVPGLRAGEVTFPALLKQAGYSTAAFGKWHLGSAMYSRPLAQGFDSFFGWYSGWLDAYSHRYYQLGSAPGKIFHDLWRNTEEVFEEPAYMTELLAREASAHLARQKKDQPFAMYLAFGAPHYSMMAPKKYLDRFPASMERDRRTHLGMVAAVDDAIGLLLNQLRQQGLEDDTVVFFQADNGATREVRASSTAQPYTGGSNGAYRGYKLGLFDGGMHVPAILRAPGFVKAGQVWDRPLMSMDLLPTFLSMAGQDARVPASVDGRDILPVLRGEKRTHEDMFWSFNQERAVRQGDWKLILNPPKFPGEETGAKMWLSNLEADPGEKRNMAGSEPERVRQLTEKIRAWERYVGIPSEGDPE, via the coding sequence ATGCCCCAGACCTCAGCCCACTTCACCCGGCGCGATGCCCTTCGACTTCTAGGCGGCGCTTCCGCCTGTTCCCTGATGCGGGGACAGGCCCGCCGGCCGAACTTCCTGGTGATTGTCACCGACGACCACGGCATTGGCGACGTGGGTTGCTATGGGCACAAGGAAGCGCTGACTCCGAACCTCGACCGATTGGCTGCTTCCGGCGTGCGATTCACGCAATGGTATGCGAATGCTCCTGTGTGTTCGGCCTCGCGGGCGGCGATTCTCACGGGCAAGTATCCGGACCGCACAGGCGTAAAGGGCGCGCTGCCGTCGCAGCCGTCGTTTGACGTGCCGGGGCTGCGAGCAGGCGAGGTCACCTTCCCTGCCCTGCTGAAGCAGGCCGGCTATTCGACGGCCGCCTTCGGCAAGTGGCACCTGGGCAGCGCCATGTATAGCAGGCCCTTGGCACAGGGCTTCGACAGTTTCTTTGGATGGTATTCGGGCTGGCTGGACGCCTACTCGCACCGGTACTATCAACTGGGCTCAGCGCCCGGCAAGATCTTCCACGATCTGTGGCGGAACACGGAAGAGGTGTTCGAAGAGCCGGCGTACATGACCGAACTGCTAGCGCGCGAGGCGTCGGCGCATTTGGCGCGGCAGAAGAAGGACCAGCCATTCGCCATGTACCTCGCCTTTGGCGCGCCGCACTATTCGATGATGGCGCCGAAGAAGTATCTCGACCGCTTCCCAGCTTCGATGGAGCGCGACCGGCGCACGCACCTGGGCATGGTGGCGGCGGTGGACGACGCGATTGGCCTGTTGTTGAATCAGTTGCGGCAACAGGGGCTGGAGGACGACACGGTGGTGTTCTTTCAGGCCGACAACGGGGCGACGCGCGAGGTGCGTGCTTCCAGTACGGCGCAGCCCTACACTGGCGGCAGCAATGGAGCGTATCGAGGCTACAAGCTGGGCCTGTTCGACGGCGGGATGCATGTGCCGGCGATCCTGCGGGCTCCGGGGTTCGTGAAGGCCGGCCAGGTGTGGGACCGGCCGCTGATGTCGATGGATCTGCTGCCGACGTTCCTTTCCATGGCGGGGCAGGACGCGCGTGTACCGGCCAGCGTCGACGGGCGGGACATTCTGCCGGTGCTGCGCGGCGAAAAACGGACGCACGAGGATATGTTCTGGAGCTTCAATCAAGAACGGGCCGTGCGGCAGGGCGATTGGAAGCTGATTCTGAATCCTCCCAAGTTTCCCGGCGAGGAGACCGGCGCCAAGATGTGGCTGTCAAACCTGGAGGCGGATCCGGGCGAGAAGCGGAACATGGCCGGGTCGGAGCCGGAGCGGGTAAGACAGTTGACCGAGAAGATTCGCGCGTGGGAGCGGTATGTGGGCATCCCCAGTGAGGGGGATCCCGAGTAG
- a CDS encoding pitrilysin family protein yields MNRRVILASVLLASSLLGQAKLPPYTKQTLPNGATLILLKKPDVPLVSLRAIFRGGVESEPAALSGVAALTAELVRRGTPTRTSEQVSLDLDSIGATLTGGSDRQASYLATEFMARTQDRALEIFSDVLLHPSFPEPEVKKVLAQAADRLRSIKDNPGAAIGRYFEAFYYPASHPYHRSGTVTEGSLAQIGRDQIVAFHKQAYTGKNLILIAAGDFDPAKLGPVLTNLASQLPAGTEFQPAKVTAPKFDSARLLLVDKPDATQTYFEIGMPGIDRTNRDRVPLMVINTLFGGRFTSMLNDALRVNSGLTYGARCVLEQDRHTGAIVISTYTRTDTTGQAIDMSLEVLKKLSEQGIDADQLASAKAYIKGGFPTQRLETADQLASVLGDLELYGLNKGEIDDYFSRIDAITLEEANTIAKKYYRDANLQFCLLGNASKIQDGVKKYAPKLKVVAIKDSGFEAPAF; encoded by the coding sequence GTGAACCGCCGCGTCATCCTCGCATCCGTCCTGCTGGCTTCCAGCCTCCTCGGTCAGGCCAAACTGCCGCCCTACACGAAGCAGACTCTGCCCAATGGCGCCACGCTCATCCTGCTGAAGAAGCCGGACGTCCCCCTCGTCTCCCTGCGGGCCATCTTCCGAGGCGGCGTGGAATCCGAGCCCGCTGCCCTCTCCGGCGTGGCCGCCCTGACCGCCGAACTCGTGCGTCGCGGCACCCCCACCCGCACCTCTGAGCAAGTCTCTCTCGACCTCGACTCCATCGGTGCCACGCTCACCGGAGGCAGCGATCGCCAGGCCTCCTACCTGGCCACTGAGTTCATGGCCCGCACCCAGGATCGCGCCCTCGAGATCTTCTCCGACGTCCTGCTGCACCCATCGTTTCCTGAACCCGAGGTGAAAAAGGTGCTGGCCCAGGCCGCCGACCGCCTCCGGTCGATCAAGGACAATCCCGGCGCCGCCATCGGTCGCTACTTCGAGGCCTTCTACTACCCGGCTTCTCATCCGTACCACCGCTCCGGCACCGTCACCGAGGGCTCGCTCGCCCAGATCGGCCGCGACCAGATCGTCGCCTTCCACAAACAGGCCTACACCGGCAAGAACCTGATCCTCATCGCCGCCGGAGACTTCGATCCCGCCAAACTAGGCCCGGTCCTCACCAACCTGGCCTCGCAACTGCCCGCTGGTACCGAATTCCAACCGGCCAAGGTGACCGCGCCGAAGTTCGATTCAGCCCGCCTGCTGCTGGTCGACAAGCCCGACGCCACCCAAACCTACTTCGAAATCGGCATGCCCGGCATCGACCGCACCAATCGTGACCGTGTCCCTCTCATGGTCATCAACACCCTGTTCGGCGGCCGCTTCACGTCCATGCTGAACGATGCGCTGCGCGTGAACTCCGGCCTCACCTACGGCGCGCGCTGCGTCCTGGAGCAGGACCGCCACACCGGAGCCATCGTCATCAGCACCTACACCCGTACGGATACGACCGGGCAGGCCATCGACATGTCTCTGGAGGTCCTGAAGAAGCTCTCCGAGCAGGGCATTGACGCCGACCAACTCGCCTCCGCCAAGGCCTACATCAAGGGCGGCTTCCCCACCCAGCGCCTGGAAACGGCCGATCAGTTGGCCAGCGTCCTGGGCGACCTGGAACTCTACGGCCTGAACAAGGGCGAAATCGACGACTACTTCTCCCGCATCGACGCCATCACTCTGGAAGAGGCCAACACCATCGCGAAGAAGTACTACCGCGATGCGAACCTGCAGTTCTGCCTGCTAGGCAACGCTTCGAAGATTCAGGATGGGGTCAAGAAGTACGCCCCCAAGCTGAAAGTCGTGGCCATCAAGGACTCCGGCTTCGAAGCGCCCGCGTTCTAG
- a CDS encoding amidohydrolase family protein: MRRILMLLAALAPMASAQIAIQGETVYTMAGAPLKNGVVLVRDGKIERVTTGVAPSGYKVMKAKVVTPGLIDAHATLGLSGYLNQPQDQDQVESSSPMQPELRAIDAYDPKERLLEWVRGFGVTTIHTGHGQGILISGQTMIIKTNAETADAAMVPAAMIAATLGNEARAERGKSPGTRSKMIAMLRAELIKAQEALKKAGDKDKKDAARDLRVEAFEKLIKGEMPLLITVHKDNDILTALRLAKEFNLKVVLDGVADAPEVLTQIKASGYPVILHPTMQRSSGDAEDLSMETAGKLAAAGIPFALQSGFEGYVPKTRVVLWEAAIAAANGLAFEKALGSITIDAARLLGVDKRVGSLDAGKDADVALYDGDPFEYTSHCIGVLIDGKVVSNTAR, from the coding sequence GTGAGACGGATTCTGATGTTGCTGGCGGCGCTCGCGCCCATGGCGAGCGCGCAGATCGCGATTCAGGGCGAGACGGTGTACACGATGGCCGGGGCTCCGCTGAAGAACGGCGTGGTGTTGGTGCGGGATGGCAAGATTGAGCGGGTGACGACGGGCGTGGCGCCTTCCGGGTACAAGGTAATGAAGGCCAAGGTGGTGACTCCGGGCCTGATCGATGCGCACGCGACGCTGGGCCTGAGCGGGTATCTGAATCAGCCGCAGGATCAGGACCAGGTGGAGAGCAGTTCGCCCATGCAGCCGGAACTGCGGGCGATTGACGCGTACGACCCGAAGGAGCGTCTGCTGGAGTGGGTGCGCGGGTTCGGCGTGACGACCATCCACACGGGCCATGGCCAGGGGATCCTCATCTCCGGCCAGACGATGATCATCAAGACGAATGCGGAGACGGCGGACGCGGCGATGGTGCCGGCAGCGATGATCGCGGCGACGCTGGGCAACGAAGCGCGAGCGGAGCGGGGCAAGTCGCCGGGTACGCGGTCGAAGATGATCGCGATGCTGCGGGCGGAGTTGATCAAGGCCCAAGAGGCTCTTAAGAAGGCCGGAGACAAGGACAAGAAGGACGCGGCGCGGGACCTGCGGGTGGAGGCTTTTGAGAAGCTGATCAAGGGCGAGATGCCGCTGCTGATCACGGTGCACAAGGACAATGACATCCTGACGGCGCTGCGGCTGGCCAAGGAGTTCAATCTCAAAGTGGTGCTGGATGGGGTGGCCGATGCGCCGGAGGTGCTGACGCAGATCAAGGCGTCGGGGTATCCGGTGATCCTGCATCCGACGATGCAGCGGTCGTCGGGCGACGCGGAGGACCTGAGCATGGAGACCGCCGGCAAACTGGCGGCGGCGGGGATTCCCTTTGCGCTGCAGAGCGGGTTTGAGGGGTATGTTCCGAAGACGCGCGTGGTGTTGTGGGAAGCCGCCATCGCGGCGGCCAACGGGCTGGCGTTCGAGAAGGCGCTGGGCAGCATCACGATTGACGCGGCGCGATTGTTGGGCGTCGACAAGCGGGTGGGTTCCCTGGATGCCGGCAAAGATGCGGATGTGGCGCTCTATGACGGAGATCCTTTCGAGTACACGTCGCACTGCATCGGAGTTTTGATCGACGGTAAGGTGGTTTCGAACACGGCGCGGTAG
- a CDS encoding cobalamin-dependent protein (Presence of a B(12) (cobalamin)-binding domain implies dependence on cobalamin itself, in one of its several forms, or in some unusual lineages, dependence on a cobalamin-like analog.): protein MTTHPKGRQARVLLSSVFGPYAQDDQYGSRSINPMELYHNQVTRAQGPYSLRIFHRSWGIMFIQKNIENPSTVLDFPTREDFERELRENQYDVVGISAIIVNVGKVREMCKIVRRVSPKSTIVIGGHVTAIPGLDLMIDADHIVKGEGVGWMRSFLDQDPTQPVIHPQIASGFGHRVMGLKLPGSIGSTAATIIPSVGCPMGCNFCTTSAFFGGKGKFINFFDSGQEIFDAMESAEKTYGFHAFFVMDENFLLHRKRAMELLDCMRKAGKSWELYVFSSANAIQKYTMEELIELGISWIWMGLESPLSGYSKLNGSDTMSLTHQLRAHGIRVLGSSIVGMEHHTPQNIDSEIDYACAHETDFHQFMLYTPLPGTPLHAQMTEEGRMIDVDLADVHGQWKFNWRHPHITGDESKQFLDHAFGRDFELNGPSLYRICRTTLEGIRKYRFHPDLRVRQRFEREAATLRMSYSALLWAMERHMKVTNATVADHIHSLRQEIRKECGSLSTAAGALLGPIMLWLTRREEKRLDRGVTYEPETFIERRNWAGV from the coding sequence ATGACCACTCATCCGAAGGGCCGTCAGGCCCGTGTTCTTTTGAGCTCTGTATTTGGACCCTATGCGCAGGATGACCAGTACGGCAGCCGCTCCATCAATCCGATGGAGCTCTATCACAACCAGGTGACTCGGGCCCAGGGCCCCTACTCATTGCGCATCTTCCACCGTTCGTGGGGCATCATGTTCATCCAGAAGAACATTGAGAACCCCTCCACGGTCCTGGATTTCCCCACGCGCGAGGACTTCGAACGAGAACTCCGGGAGAACCAATACGACGTCGTGGGCATCAGCGCGATCATCGTCAACGTGGGCAAGGTCCGCGAGATGTGCAAGATTGTGCGCCGTGTCTCGCCGAAATCCACCATCGTCATCGGTGGCCACGTTACGGCCATCCCTGGCCTGGATCTCATGATCGATGCCGATCACATCGTCAAGGGCGAAGGTGTCGGCTGGATGCGCTCGTTCCTCGATCAGGACCCCACTCAACCCGTCATCCATCCACAGATCGCCTCCGGCTTTGGCCACCGCGTCATGGGCTTGAAGCTCCCCGGCAGCATCGGCTCCACCGCCGCCACCATCATCCCTTCGGTGGGCTGTCCCATGGGGTGCAACTTCTGCACCACGTCGGCGTTCTTTGGCGGCAAGGGCAAGTTCATCAACTTCTTCGACAGCGGCCAGGAGATCTTCGACGCCATGGAGAGCGCCGAGAAGACCTACGGCTTCCACGCCTTCTTCGTGATGGACGAGAACTTCCTGCTGCACCGCAAGCGCGCCATGGAGTTGCTCGACTGCATGCGCAAGGCCGGCAAGAGCTGGGAGCTCTACGTCTTCTCTTCGGCCAACGCGATCCAGAAATACACGATGGAGGAGCTGATCGAACTCGGCATCTCCTGGATCTGGATGGGCCTGGAATCGCCTCTCTCGGGCTATTCGAAGTTGAACGGCTCCGACACCATGTCACTGACGCACCAACTCCGCGCGCACGGCATTCGCGTCCTCGGCTCGTCCATCGTCGGCATGGAGCACCACACGCCCCAGAACATCGACAGCGAAATCGACTACGCCTGCGCGCACGAGACCGACTTCCACCAGTTCATGCTCTACACGCCGCTGCCCGGCACGCCACTGCACGCGCAAATGACGGAGGAAGGCCGCATGATCGATGTCGATCTCGCCGACGTGCATGGCCAATGGAAGTTCAACTGGCGCCATCCCCACATCACGGGCGACGAGTCGAAGCAATTCCTCGATCACGCCTTCGGCCGCGACTTCGAATTGAACGGACCCTCGCTCTACCGCATCTGCCGCACCACTCTGGAAGGCATTCGCAAGTATCGCTTCCATCCCGACCTGCGTGTCCGCCAGCGCTTCGAACGCGAAGCCGCCACGCTGCGCATGTCTTACTCCGCTCTTCTGTGGGCGATGGAGCGGCACATGAAGGTGACTAACGCCACGGTCGCCGACCACATCCATTCACTGCGCCAGGAGATCCGCAAGGAGTGCGGCTCTCTCTCAACAGCCGCTGGAGCCCTGCTGGGGCCCATCATGCTCTGGCTCACCCGCCGTGAGGAGAAACGTCTCGATCGCGGTGTCACCTACGAGCCCGAAACGTTCATCGAACGCCGGAACTGGGCGGGCGTCTAG
- a CDS encoding pitrilysin family protein yields MRRLASLCALLACSLAAQDVKVTTHTLDNGMKILVHEDHDVPNVALYFFYKIGSRNERPGTTGISHFFEHMMFNGAKKYGPKQFDNMMEKNGGNNNAYTSKDVTVYTDWFPKSALELMFDMESDRIRDLAFDPKIIESERGVVYSERRTSVDNNPFGVLYEQLNAAAIIAHPYHWPVVGWASDIEAWTMDDLKAHFKMGYAPNNCVMVASGDVTPAEIVALAKKYIEPIPRQAPPPEVRTKEPEQLGERRLTVRRPGQLPMLMMAYHVPNSRDADQPVLQLLEAILTTGRSSRLYRRMVEKDQLVLNVGGGIEDSLDPNVFLFTMQVRSGKAPADVEKALYEELAQLAASGVTPEELDKARNQILAEFYRGLKTIAGKSNLLGTYEVFRGGWEKVNSVASGLDAVKPADIQRAAAKYFQEKNRTVATLIPDNTPAQESTK; encoded by the coding sequence ATGCGCCGTCTTGCCTCGCTTTGCGCGCTTCTCGCCTGCTCACTGGCCGCCCAGGACGTCAAGGTCACCACCCACACCCTGGACAATGGCATGAAGATCCTTGTTCACGAGGACCACGACGTCCCCAACGTCGCCCTCTACTTCTTCTACAAAATCGGGTCGCGCAACGAGCGCCCCGGCACCACCGGCATCAGCCACTTCTTTGAACACATGATGTTCAACGGAGCCAAAAAATACGGCCCCAAGCAGTTCGACAACATGATGGAGAAGAACGGCGGCAACAACAACGCCTACACCTCCAAGGACGTCACCGTCTACACCGATTGGTTCCCCAAGTCCGCTCTCGAACTCATGTTCGACATGGAGTCCGACCGCATCCGCGACCTTGCCTTCGACCCCAAGATCATCGAAAGCGAGCGCGGCGTTGTCTACTCGGAACGCCGCACCTCGGTCGACAACAATCCCTTCGGTGTCCTCTACGAACAACTCAACGCCGCCGCCATCATCGCTCATCCCTATCACTGGCCCGTCGTCGGCTGGGCCTCCGACATCGAGGCCTGGACCATGGACGACCTCAAGGCCCACTTCAAGATGGGCTACGCGCCCAACAACTGCGTGATGGTCGCCAGCGGCGATGTCACGCCCGCCGAAATCGTCGCCCTCGCCAAGAAGTACATCGAACCCATCCCCCGGCAGGCGCCTCCCCCCGAGGTCCGCACCAAGGAACCCGAGCAACTGGGCGAACGCCGCCTTACGGTGCGCCGCCCCGGCCAGTTGCCGATGCTCATGATGGCCTATCACGTCCCCAATTCACGCGACGCCGACCAGCCCGTTCTCCAGCTGCTGGAAGCGATCCTTACCACCGGCCGCAGCTCGCGTCTCTACCGCCGCATGGTCGAGAAAGACCAACTCGTCCTCAACGTCGGCGGTGGCATCGAGGATTCGCTCGACCCCAACGTCTTCCTGTTCACTATGCAGGTCCGCAGCGGTAAGGCCCCGGCCGACGTCGAAAAGGCGCTCTATGAGGAACTCGCTCAACTCGCCGCCAGTGGCGTCACGCCAGAGGAACTCGACAAGGCTCGCAACCAGATCCTGGCCGAGTTCTACCGCGGCTTGAAGACCATCGCCGGCAAGTCCAATCTGCTTGGCACCTATGAGGTCTTCCGCGGCGGCTGGGAGAAGGTCAACTCCGTAGCCTCCGGGCTCGACGCCGTCAAACCCGCCGACATCCAGCGCGCTGCCGCCAAATACTTCCAGGAAAAGAACCGCACGGTAGCCACCCTCATCCCCGACAACACGCCCGCCCAGGAGTCAACCAAGTGA
- a CDS encoding TrpB-like pyridoxal phosphate-dependent enzyme — protein MSDTVKYVLDETRIPKSWYNLVADLPTPPPPVLHPGTMQPVGPADLEPLFPMSLILQEVSTEREIEIPEPVRDIYRQWRPSPLYRARRLEKALDTPAKIYYKYEGVSPAGSHKPNTAIPQAFYNREAGIRRISTETGAGQWGSSLALAGAFFGIEIEVFMVRVSYNQKPYRRALMESYGARCIASPSNETASGRAILAKRPDHPGSLGIAISEAVEVAAQRDDTKYALGSVLNHVLLHQTVIGQEAILQFDMAGDYPDVVIGCTGGGSNFAGISFPFIGQTLRGGRKTRILAIEPAACPSITKGKYAYDFGDTAHLTPLTKMHTLGSTFTPPGFHAGGLRYHGMAPLVSHCAQLGLIEAKSYHQLACFEAGVLFGRSEGIVPAPEANHAVRGAIDEALRCKAEGKAETILFSLSGHGHFDMQAYTDYFAGKLTDQQYEDSELAMALAGLPSVPE, from the coding sequence ATGTCCGACACCGTCAAATACGTCCTCGACGAAACCCGTATTCCGAAGAGCTGGTACAACCTGGTTGCCGATCTGCCCACTCCTCCGCCGCCAGTGCTGCACCCCGGCACCATGCAGCCCGTCGGTCCCGCCGACCTGGAGCCGCTCTTCCCCATGAGCCTCATCCTCCAGGAGGTTTCCACCGAACGCGAGATTGAGATCCCCGAGCCTGTTCGCGATATCTACCGTCAATGGCGTCCCAGCCCGCTCTATCGCGCCCGCCGGCTTGAGAAGGCCCTCGACACACCCGCGAAGATCTACTACAAGTACGAAGGCGTCAGCCCCGCCGGCTCGCACAAGCCCAACACCGCCATCCCTCAGGCCTTCTATAACAGAGAGGCCGGCATCAGACGTATCTCCACCGAAACCGGAGCCGGCCAGTGGGGCTCGTCTCTAGCGTTGGCCGGAGCGTTCTTCGGCATCGAGATCGAAGTGTTCATGGTCCGCGTCTCCTACAATCAGAAGCCCTACCGCCGTGCCCTGATGGAGAGCTATGGGGCGCGCTGCATCGCGTCGCCGTCCAACGAGACCGCGTCAGGCCGGGCGATTCTAGCGAAGCGGCCCGATCACCCGGGCAGCCTCGGCATCGCCATCAGCGAAGCCGTCGAGGTGGCTGCCCAACGCGACGACACCAAGTACGCGCTGGGCAGCGTCTTGAATCACGTCCTCCTGCACCAGACGGTCATCGGCCAGGAAGCGATCCTGCAGTTCGACATGGCGGGCGACTACCCCGACGTCGTCATCGGTTGCACCGGCGGCGGCTCCAACTTCGCGGGCATCAGCTTCCCCTTCATCGGCCAGACTCTGCGCGGCGGCAGGAAGACCCGCATCCTTGCCATCGAACCCGCTGCCTGCCCCTCCATCACCAAGGGAAAGTACGCATACGACTTCGGCGACACCGCCCACCTGACGCCGCTCACTAAGATGCATACCTTAGGCAGCACATTCACGCCGCCTGGCTTTCACGCGGGTGGATTGCGCTATCACGGCATGGCGCCCCTGGTCAGCCACTGCGCCCAACTTGGCCTTATCGAAGCCAAGTCGTACCACCAACTCGCGTGCTTCGAAGCCGGCGTCCTGTTCGGTCGTAGCGAGGGCATCGTGCCGGCGCCGGAAGCCAACCATGCCGTCCGCGGAGCTATCGACGAAGCCCTCCGCTGCAAGGCCGAGGGGAAGGCCGAGACGATCCTCTTCAGCCTCAGCGGCCACGGCCATTTCGACATGCAGGCGTACACCGATTACTTCGCCGGTAAGCTGACTGATCAGCAGTACGAAGACAGCGAGCTGGCTATGGCGCTGGCCGGCTTGCCCTCCGTACCCGAATAA